Proteins from a single region of Desulfatiglans anilini DSM 4660:
- a CDS encoding type IV pilus modification PilV family protein, translating to MPGPRHPMVAPALTLSRMRGSGGMTLIEVLSATLVLSLGLLALASLQITAMRANAYARDLSQATAIAKTCMEELLAAPYSSLQKMTESRNANIRGFSARTAAEPLVPQTAGVLLTVNVTWRQGKRTHSMKLQSLRKPS from the coding sequence ATGCCCGGTCCTAGGCATCCGATGGTCGCCCCGGCCTTGACTTTATCCAGGATGCGCGGTTCCGGCGGGATGACCCTGATCGAGGTCCTGTCCGCCACGCTGGTTCTTTCCCTGGGCCTGCTCGCTCTTGCTTCCCTGCAGATCACGGCGATGCGCGCCAATGCCTACGCGCGGGATCTCTCCCAAGCCACGGCCATCGCCAAAACCTGCATGGAGGAGCTTTTGGCAGCGCCCTATTCAAGCCTCCAAAAGATGACCGAATCCCGCAACGCGAACATCCGGGGGTTTTCCGCAAGAACCGCCGCTGAGCCATTGGTGCCGCAAACAGCCGGGGTGCTATTGACCGTCAACGTCACCTGGCGGCAGGGAAAACGGACCCACTCCATGAAACTGCAATCCCTCAGGAAGCCGTCATGA
- a CDS encoding DUF7305 domain-containing protein: MNPSHLFRSSLHPPPRRRQEGTALLLALVFLSLFSLLGLSALKASTNEIRMAGSLKDQAVAFYHAEAGLQHALEVMEQGLEDGSFSLPEIEGSPTSPPIREIPAGLEFQIEPGSLIKTERNVYAFSSRGFGPQGAQTRIRALFKRDRESALRYAVFGDKGVEFHAAAGAYSYNSRGSGKPSRNDNDALTHKGSVASNRSISLAEETVIDGDVYLGEDAGGVQACIWSAEPSGGGISGEKGILAGRIAPDPLGLRTGAYAARFNAPPADFNNEADGVDSSLEIDKSLTLLGGSEGTEYLLDRIALKAGAVLSIDVRSGPLTLYLSGPMLCEPGSVIEVVGSPSDFTILCNTPDTISIGSGCTVMGLVYAPYADVSLGVEAALYGAIRSRSTVLENAATVFYDEEAAKRYRIYKNTLTLCGWDNGFP; the protein is encoded by the coding sequence ATGAACCCTTCACACCTCTTTCGAAGCAGCCTGCATCCCCCTCCCAGACGCCGCCAGGAAGGGACCGCTCTGCTGCTCGCACTGGTTTTTCTGTCTCTTTTCAGCCTGCTCGGGCTCTCCGCGCTGAAGGCTTCCACCAACGAGATCCGGATGGCCGGCAGTCTCAAAGATCAGGCCGTCGCTTTCTACCATGCCGAAGCCGGCCTCCAGCACGCCCTCGAGGTCATGGAGCAGGGGCTCGAGGACGGATCCTTCAGCCTCCCTGAAATAGAAGGGAGCCCGACGTCGCCGCCGATCAGAGAAATCCCGGCAGGTTTGGAGTTCCAGATAGAGCCCGGGAGCCTCATCAAGACGGAACGAAATGTCTACGCATTTTCGAGCAGGGGCTTCGGCCCCCAAGGCGCCCAGACCAGGATCAGGGCCCTCTTCAAGCGAGACAGGGAATCCGCCCTCCGCTACGCCGTCTTCGGCGACAAGGGGGTGGAATTTCACGCGGCCGCGGGGGCTTACAGCTACAATTCCAGAGGCTCCGGAAAACCATCCCGGAACGACAACGATGCGCTGACCCACAAAGGCTCGGTTGCCTCGAACCGTTCGATCAGCCTCGCGGAGGAGACCGTCATCGATGGAGATGTTTACCTTGGCGAAGACGCCGGGGGAGTTCAGGCATGTATTTGGTCAGCCGAGCCTTCCGGCGGCGGCATTTCCGGAGAAAAGGGGATTCTGGCAGGCAGGATAGCGCCGGATCCTCTCGGGCTTCGAACGGGCGCCTATGCCGCCCGATTCAACGCACCGCCGGCCGATTTCAACAACGAAGCGGACGGCGTCGATTCATCGCTCGAAATCGACAAAAGCCTCACACTCCTCGGCGGAAGCGAAGGGACGGAATATCTTTTGGACCGCATCGCCCTGAAGGCCGGGGCGGTTCTGAGCATCGACGTGCGGTCCGGGCCGTTGACCTTGTACCTGAGCGGGCCGATGCTGTGCGAGCCCGGCTCCGTCATCGAGGTGGTGGGCAGCCCGTCGGACTTCACCATCCTGTGCAACACCCCTGACACCATTTCCATTGGGTCGGGGTGCACTGTTATGGGGCTCGTTTACGCCCCCTACGCCGACGTCTCCCTCGGGGTGGAAGCCGCCCTCTATGGCGCAATCCGGAGCAGGTCGACCGTCCTCGAAAACGCAGCGACCGTCTTCTATGACGAAGAAGCGGCGAAAAGATACCGGATTTATAAGAACACGTTGACCCTTTGCGGCTGGGACAACGGCTTCCCGTGA